One Bacteroidota bacterium genomic window carries:
- a CDS encoding acyl carrier protein encodes MQSQEIKSRITGYILDTTFAEKEKIQDSTLIFKEGFFDSMGFVMLLGFLEETFSVKPVDADLVEENFESINAITEFVIRKQAA; translated from the coding sequence ATGCAATCTCAAGAAATTAAATCAAGAATTACCGGATACATTTTAGATACCACTTTTGCCGAGAAAGAAAAGATTCAGGATTCAACCCTGATTTTTAAAGAGGGTTTCTTTGATTCAATGGGTTTTGTAATGCTTCTGGGTTTTCTGGAAGAGACTTTCAGTGTTAAACCTGTGGATGCCGATCTGGTAGAAGAAAATTTTGAATCGATTAATGCCATTACCGAGTTTGTAATTCGCAAACAAGCAGCCTGA
- the asnB gene encoding asparagine synthase (glutamine-hydrolyzing), whose protein sequence is MCGIAGIVNYSVRPDAEMVNRMLSRISYRGPDESGVYSSAQAAIGNVRLSIIDLSTGQQPMTDVNKRYWIVYNGELFNHIELRRELEAKGYGFHTHSDTEVVMQLYACYGEQALPKMNGQYVFAIWDTHKKEMFIARDRVGIRPLFYHYNQGEFSFGSEIKTLFENPRIKPSLNNEALSQVYTFWTAITPHTVFNDILELSPGHWMKVNSSGVRVQKYWELRFDQPNQSIKSIDEAAEAFGELFEDAVKLRLRADVEVAAYLSGGIDSSITTAYIKKLEPHVLNTFSIGFQEDEFDETNYQLEAARYLNTNHHSIKCSSKEIAEAFPRVVNLCETPVIRTAPTPMYLLSRLVRSNNIKVVITGEGADEMLAGYNIFKESEIRRFWAKQPNSAYRPLLLRKLYPYLPQMKTASPTMLKLFFGFKLEDTDNPFYSHLLRWNNAEHIKKHFHPNVKSSLNSFDPFAALQKNLPDGFNTWHSLAKAQWLETSVFMSGYLLSSQGDRMAMGNSVEGRYPFLDYRVIEFCASLPPKYKLNGLNEKYLLKKLIKGKIPDSILNRSKQAYRAPIASTFLGEQAPSYIKELLNAESIEHVGIFNSSSVLPMLEKMRQTPRTSEVENMLLTSLVSTHLLYQQFIGQKPAPLTPENILKSNIITE, encoded by the coding sequence ATGTGCGGTATTGCAGGAATAGTCAATTATTCGGTACGTCCTGATGCCGAAATGGTAAACAGGATGCTATCGCGCATCAGCTACCGGGGGCCAGACGAGAGCGGAGTTTATTCTTCGGCTCAGGCTGCAATCGGCAATGTGCGCCTTAGTATCATCGATTTATCGACAGGCCAGCAACCCATGACCGATGTAAACAAAAGATATTGGATTGTGTACAATGGCGAATTATTTAACCACATAGAACTACGTCGCGAATTAGAGGCAAAAGGTTATGGTTTTCATACCCATAGCGATACCGAAGTGGTGATGCAGCTTTATGCCTGCTATGGCGAACAAGCTTTGCCAAAGATGAACGGACAGTACGTTTTTGCCATTTGGGACACCCATAAAAAGGAAATGTTTATTGCCCGCGACCGAGTTGGGATACGCCCGCTTTTTTACCATTATAACCAGGGCGAATTTAGTTTTGGTTCCGAAATTAAAACCCTTTTCGAGAATCCTCGCATAAAACCTAGCTTAAACAACGAAGCGCTTAGTCAGGTATATACCTTCTGGACCGCCATTACTCCACATACTGTCTTTAACGATATTCTGGAACTTTCGCCCGGACATTGGATGAAAGTGAATTCATCAGGAGTTCGTGTGCAGAAATACTGGGAGCTCCGCTTTGATCAGCCAAATCAATCCATAAAATCTATCGATGAGGCTGCAGAGGCATTTGGCGAATTGTTCGAGGATGCAGTAAAACTCCGTTTGCGTGCTGATGTTGAAGTGGCTGCTTATTTGAGTGGAGGGATCGATTCGAGTATCACAACTGCTTATATTAAAAAGTTAGAACCACATGTGCTCAATACTTTTTCCATTGGATTTCAGGAAGATGAATTTGACGAAACAAACTATCAGCTCGAAGCAGCGCGCTATTTGAATACCAATCATCATTCAATAAAATGCAGTTCGAAGGAAATAGCCGAGGCCTTTCCGCGTGTGGTCAATCTTTGCGAAACCCCTGTTATCAGGACCGCTCCAACTCCTATGTATTTGCTTTCTAGGCTGGTACGCTCGAACAACATCAAGGTAGTGATTACCGGCGAGGGAGCCGATGAGATGCTGGCTGGTTATAATATATTTAAAGAATCTGAGATCCGGCGTTTTTGGGCAAAACAGCCAAATTCAGCATACAGACCATTGCTTCTGAGGAAATTATATCCTTATCTTCCTCAAATGAAAACAGCTTCGCCAACCATGCTGAAGCTCTTTTTTGGGTTTAAACTGGAAGATACAGACAATCCGTTTTATTCACACCTGTTGCGATGGAACAATGCCGAGCACATAAAAAAGCATTTTCATCCAAACGTTAAATCATCTTTGAATAGTTTTGATCCTTTTGCAGCTTTGCAAAAGAATTTGCCCGATGGGTTTAATACCTGGCATTCACTGGCTAAGGCCCAATGGCTCGAAACCAGTGTGTTTATGTCGGGCTATCTGCTCTCTTCGCAAGGCGACCGCATGGCTATGGGTAATTCAGTAGAAGGTCGCTATCCTTTTCTGGATTACCGTGTGATAGAATTTTGTGCCTCCCTTCCTCCGAAATACAAGCTGAATGGTTTAAACGAGAAGTACCTGCTGAAAAAATTGATAAAAGGTAAAATTCCAGATAGCATTCTAAACAGGTCTAAACAAGCCTATCGTGCACCCATTGCCAGCACCTTCCTCGGCGAACAAGCTCCTTCTTACATCAAGGAGCTTTTAAATGCAGAATCCATCGAACATGTCGGTATTTTTAATTCTTCCAGTGTGCTGCCTATGCTGGAAAAAATGCGCCAAACACCCCGCACCTCAGAGGTAGAAAACATGCTTTTAACCTCACTGGTTTCTACTCATTTGCTATACCAACAGTTTATAGGTCAAAAACCAGCACCTCTTACACCTGAAAATATTCTAAAGTCGAATATAATAACCGAATAA